The following are encoded together in the Streptomyces sp. NBC_00358 genome:
- a CDS encoding polysaccharide deacetylase family protein, protein MKKDQLITRRRALIAGAAVLGAAGAAGTARLLTAGQAAEPAGTSPLSGPQASRALKPSAYRLQPIAGYGPPPHGAHPQTLIRHEPFMRVSGHGRTLVLTFDDGPDPTYTPEILRTLREYDVHAMFFVCGEMANDNRDLLGVMADDGHIVGNHTWSHPLLTKLSRSAIRSEMERTSKVIEEAYGEPPVWFRAPYGEWNRATYQIGAELGMEPLAWTIDTLDWSMPGIRSIVGTVEKEAAPGVVVLSHDAGGNRSQSVRALRDYLPHLLDSGYHITVPRRRYS, encoded by the coding sequence ATGAAAAAGGATCAGCTGATTACTCGGCGCCGGGCGTTGATCGCCGGCGCCGCCGTCCTGGGGGCGGCCGGGGCCGCGGGCACGGCCCGCCTGCTGACCGCCGGCCAGGCCGCGGAGCCGGCGGGGACTTCCCCGCTCTCCGGCCCACAGGCGTCCCGCGCCCTCAAGCCCTCCGCCTACCGCCTCCAGCCGATCGCCGGATACGGTCCGCCGCCGCACGGCGCGCACCCGCAGACCCTCATCCGGCACGAGCCCTTCATGCGCGTGTCCGGGCACGGCCGCACCCTGGTGCTGACCTTCGACGACGGCCCCGACCCGACGTACACCCCGGAGATCCTGAGGACCCTGCGCGAGTACGACGTGCACGCCATGTTCTTCGTGTGCGGGGAGATGGCCAACGACAACAGGGACCTGCTGGGCGTGATGGCCGACGACGGACACATCGTCGGCAACCACACCTGGAGCCATCCGCTGCTGACCAAGCTCTCCCGCTCGGCGATCCGCTCCGAGATGGAGCGCACCAGCAAGGTCATCGAGGAGGCCTACGGCGAGCCTCCGGTCTGGTTCCGCGCGCCCTACGGGGAGTGGAACCGGGCGACCTACCAGATCGGCGCCGAACTCGGCATGGAGCCCCTGGCCTGGACGATCGACACGCTCGACTGGTCGATGCCGGGCATCCGCTCGATCGTCGGCACGGTCGAGAAGGAGGCCGCCCCCGGCGTCGTCGTCCTCTCCCACGACGCGGGCGGCAACCGCTCGCAGAGCGTCAGGGCGCTGCGCGACTACCTCCCGCACCTGCTGGACTCCGGCTACCACATCACGGTGCCGCGCCGCAGATACTCCTAG
- the lysX gene encoding bifunctional lysylphosphatidylglycerol synthetase/lysine--tRNA ligase LysX, with the protein MSATVEARPPKTTTGPARPPRDGFLSKVPEGFAAFFGAIGLLCALLAFIPPVRALLRPVVRFLDLLIIPVSANLAYAVFLFLLAAATAARKKIAWWLVVVYLGLLVLTDALGVAAGLYAASIPSLIVCGLLLALLIVARREFYADSRRAAVRRALLVLIGGLVVAILLGWGLVELFPGTLPRGQRLLWAANRVCGGLVSARSFDGRPPRWLFFVLGLFGALALLNAAATLFRSQRLVAALHGDEETRIRALLQAYGGEDSLGYFATRRDKAVVFSPSGKAAVTYRVEAGVCLASGDPVGDREAWPHAIGAWLDIARRYAWAPAAMGASEEGAKAFARAGLGALQLGDEAILHIAGFDLSGRDMRGTRQAVNRVKRTGASCRVRRHSTLSDTEMEEIVSRADAWRDTETERGFSMALDRLGDPEDGDCLLVEAMGSDGKLLALLSFVPWGRDGISLDLMRRDRSAPNGVMEYMVAEVCAVAGKFGVRRISLNFAVFRSVFEEGARIGAGPVLRLWRRLLLFFSKWWQLEALYRSNAKYHPEWYPRFICYGDTGALARIGMASAIAEGFVSVPSLRTLWGKGHAKGGPKPATTAGLPSLTALGLPTGDAAGGGDPITGLPDQVRVRHRKLDRLRADGTDPYPVGIPPRTHVLADVRGGEDVTVAGRVMLVRDFGGLVFAVLRDWSGDLQIALTRKDSGAALDRFRQVVDIGDHISADGLAGASDTGQTTVFVTAWRLTAKCLRPLPDKRKGLADPEAKVRRRYLDLVSSPAARDVVRARSTAVQALRQGLLDRGYLEVETPMLQQIHGGANARPFTTHINAYDLNLYLRIAPELYLKRLCVGGLEKVFEMGRTFRNEGVSYKHNPEFTMLEAYQAFADYDVMLDLVRELIQGAATAAFGSPVARKDGTEYDISGDWPVKTVHGAISEALGEEIDADTSLEALLRLCDRAGVPYTPDDGRGDVVLEMYERLVEEKTQLPTFYKDFPTDVSPLTRQHRTDPRLAERWDLVAFGTELGTAYSELTDPVEQRRRLTEQSLLAAGGDPEAMELDEDFLDALEYAMPPTGGLGIGVDRLVMFLTGLTIRETLPFPLVRRR; encoded by the coding sequence ATGAGTGCCACCGTGGAGGCCCGCCCGCCGAAGACCACCACCGGCCCCGCACGGCCGCCCCGGGACGGCTTCCTCAGCAAGGTGCCCGAGGGCTTCGCGGCCTTCTTCGGCGCCATCGGCCTGCTCTGCGCCCTGCTCGCCTTCATCCCCCCGGTGCGCGCACTGCTGCGCCCGGTGGTGCGCTTCCTCGACCTTCTGATCATCCCGGTCAGCGCCAACCTCGCGTACGCCGTCTTCCTCTTCCTGCTCGCCGCCGCGACGGCCGCCCGCAAGAAGATCGCCTGGTGGCTGGTGGTCGTCTATCTCGGCCTGCTGGTCCTGACCGACGCCCTCGGGGTCGCGGCCGGCCTCTACGCCGCCTCGATCCCCTCGCTGATCGTCTGCGGCCTCCTGCTCGCCCTGCTGATCGTGGCCCGCCGCGAGTTCTACGCCGACTCGCGGCGCGCCGCCGTACGACGGGCCCTGCTCGTCCTGATCGGCGGACTCGTCGTGGCGATCCTGCTCGGCTGGGGCCTGGTCGAACTGTTCCCCGGCACCCTCCCGCGCGGCCAGCGGCTGCTGTGGGCCGCCAACCGGGTCTGCGGCGGACTCGTCTCCGCACGCTCCTTCGACGGCCGCCCGCCCCGCTGGCTGTTCTTCGTCCTCGGCCTGTTCGGCGCCCTCGCCCTGCTCAACGCCGCCGCCACGCTCTTCCGCTCCCAGCGTCTGGTCGCGGCCCTGCACGGCGACGAGGAGACCCGCATCCGCGCCCTCCTCCAGGCGTACGGCGGCGAGGACTCCCTCGGCTACTTCGCCACCCGCCGCGACAAGGCCGTCGTCTTCTCGCCCAGCGGCAAGGCGGCCGTCACCTACCGGGTCGAGGCCGGAGTCTGCCTCGCCAGCGGTGATCCCGTCGGCGACCGGGAGGCCTGGCCGCACGCGATCGGCGCGTGGCTGGACATCGCCCGCCGCTACGCCTGGGCGCCCGCCGCGATGGGCGCCTCCGAAGAGGGCGCCAAGGCGTTCGCCCGCGCCGGGCTCGGCGCCCTCCAGCTCGGCGACGAGGCGATCCTGCACATCGCCGGCTTCGACCTCTCCGGCCGCGACATGCGGGGCACCCGACAGGCCGTCAACCGTGTCAAGCGCACCGGCGCCAGCTGCCGGGTACGCCGCCACTCCACCCTGTCCGACACCGAGATGGAGGAGATCGTCAGCCGGGCCGACGCCTGGCGCGACACGGAGACCGAGCGCGGCTTCTCGATGGCCCTCGACCGGCTCGGCGACCCCGAGGACGGCGACTGCCTGCTCGTCGAGGCGATGGGCTCCGACGGCAAACTCCTCGCGCTGCTCTCCTTCGTGCCCTGGGGCCGCGACGGCATCTCCCTCGACCTGATGCGCCGCGACCGCAGCGCGCCCAACGGCGTCATGGAGTACATGGTCGCCGAGGTGTGCGCGGTCGCCGGGAAGTTCGGTGTCCGGCGGATCTCCCTCAACTTCGCGGTGTTCCGCTCGGTCTTCGAGGAGGGCGCCCGCATCGGCGCCGGCCCGGTGCTCAGGCTCTGGCGGCGGCTGCTGCTGTTCTTCTCCAAGTGGTGGCAGCTGGAGGCCCTGTACCGGTCCAACGCCAAGTACCACCCCGAGTGGTACCCGCGTTTCATCTGCTACGGCGACACCGGCGCCCTGGCCCGAATCGGCATGGCCTCCGCCATCGCCGAGGGCTTCGTCTCCGTGCCCTCGCTGCGCACGCTGTGGGGCAAGGGGCACGCGAAGGGCGGACCCAAACCCGCCACGACCGCGGGGCTGCCGTCGCTGACGGCCCTCGGCCTCCCCACCGGGGACGCGGCCGGGGGCGGTGATCCCATCACCGGTCTGCCCGACCAGGTCCGCGTGCGGCACCGCAAGCTCGACCGGCTGCGCGCCGACGGCACCGACCCCTATCCCGTCGGCATCCCGCCGCGGACCCACGTCCTGGCCGACGTCCGCGGCGGCGAGGACGTGACCGTCGCCGGACGCGTGATGCTCGTACGCGACTTCGGAGGACTCGTCTTCGCCGTGCTGCGCGACTGGTCCGGCGATCTCCAGATCGCCCTCACCCGCAAGGACTCGGGCGCCGCGCTCGACCGCTTCCGGCAGGTCGTGGACATCGGCGACCACATCAGCGCCGACGGCCTGGCGGGCGCCAGCGACACCGGCCAGACCACGGTCTTCGTCACCGCCTGGCGGCTCACCGCCAAGTGCCTGCGCCCGTTGCCCGACAAGCGCAAGGGCCTCGCCGACCCCGAGGCCAAGGTCCGCCGCCGCTATCTCGACCTGGTGTCCAGCCCCGCCGCCCGTGACGTCGTACGGGCCCGCTCCACGGCCGTCCAGGCACTGCGCCAGGGCCTCCTCGACCGCGGCTACCTGGAGGTCGAGACGCCGATGCTCCAGCAGATCCACGGCGGCGCCAACGCCCGGCCCTTCACCACCCACATCAACGCCTACGACCTGAACCTGTATCTGCGCATCGCACCCGAGCTGTACCTCAAACGGCTGTGCGTCGGCGGTCTGGAGAAGGTCTTCGAGATGGGCCGCACCTTCCGCAACGAGGGCGTCTCGTACAAGCACAACCCCGAGTTCACGATGCTGGAGGCGTACCAGGCCTTCGCCGACTACGACGTGATGCTCGACCTCGTCCGGGAACTGATCCAGGGCGCCGCGACCGCCGCCTTCGGCTCACCGGTCGCCCGCAAGGACGGCACCGAGTACGACATCTCCGGGGACTGGCCCGTCAAGACGGTGCACGGCGCGATCTCCGAGGCGCTGGGGGAGGAGATCGACGCCGACACGTCCCTGGAGGCGCTGCTGCGGCTGTGCGACCGCGCGGGCGTGCCGTACACGCCGGACGACGGACGCGGCGACGTCGTCCTGGAGATGTACGAGCGCCTGGTCGAGGAGAAGACGCAGTTGCCCACTTTCTACAAGGACTTCCCGACCGACGTCTCCCCGCTCACCCGGCAGCACCGCACCGACCCGCGGCTCGCGGAACGCTGGGACCTCGTCGCCTTCGGCACGGAACTGGGCACCGCCTACTCCGAGTTGACCGACCCGGTCGAGCAGCGCCGCCGGCTGACCGAGCAGTCGCTGCTGGCCGCCGGGGGAGACCCCGAGGCGATGGAGCTGGACGAGGACTTCCTCGACGCCCTGGAATACGCCATGCCGCCGACCGGCGGCCTCGGGATCGGTGTCGACCGGCTCGTCATGTTCCTCACCGGGCTGACGATCCGCGAGACGCTGCCGTTCCCGCTGGTGAGGCGCCGCTGA
- a CDS encoding universal stress protein — MTEEQHAHRFERGTDGPKVIVVGVDGSDSSLRAAAYAGGLARRQRALLAVVYVRPVMAAGAALGVPVADTTDEIAEDLVRYIRDAAERVKDIFDVRWEFHTFRGDPYSGLVTAADELKADAVVVGASEQAGHRIVGSVAIRLVKAGRWPVTVVP, encoded by the coding sequence GTGACGGAAGAGCAGCACGCGCACAGGTTCGAGCGCGGGACGGACGGTCCCAAGGTCATCGTCGTCGGTGTGGACGGCTCCGACTCCTCACTGCGCGCCGCGGCGTACGCCGGGGGCCTGGCGCGGCGGCAGCGGGCGCTGCTCGCGGTGGTCTACGTGCGGCCGGTGATGGCGGCGGGGGCGGCGCTCGGGGTGCCGGTGGCGGACACGACCGACGAGATCGCCGAGGATCTGGTCCGGTACATCCGCGACGCGGCCGAGCGGGTGAAGGACATATTCGATGTGCGCTGGGAGTTCCACACCTTCCGCGGCGACCCGTACAGCGGCCTGGTGACCGCCGCCGACGAGTTGAAGGCGGACGCCGTGGTGGTCGGGGCCTCCGAGCAGGCGGGGCACCGGATCGTCGGTTCGGTGGCGATCCGGCTGGTGAAGGCGGGCCGCTGGCCGGTCACGGTCGTGCCGTAG
- a CDS encoding CapA family protein — protein sequence MITRTRQINLALTAALIAAAMACQAHDSAARHGDGRPAPAAARGFTLVAAGAVLPDSSVLERANSDAGGTGYDFRPMLAGIRPVVSGADLAICHLATVDDAAADHTGSPAFESPPQVAEGLAATGYDSCSTATRYTLDDGADGIRRTLDTLDRAGVRHTGSARTAREATATPLMRAGGAKVAHLAYTDGTNGLPLPTEQPWAVGLADPDRIVADARAARRAGADVVVVSLDWGTAWQDAPDERQLLLSGRLTASRTGGRPDIDLILGTGAHVPQAYEKVNGTWVVYGTGDQIAGEMYNGLGVQDPRGNESTVGRFTFAPPARPGGRWEVTKAEFVPEAYDLDAGRVVDLDAALEQGATVGSVRDRIRDVVLGRGAGRAGLVMGK from the coding sequence ATGATCACACGCACGCGACAGATCAATCTGGCCCTCACGGCCGCCCTCATCGCGGCCGCGATGGCCTGCCAGGCCCACGACTCGGCCGCACGCCACGGCGACGGCCGGCCCGCCCCCGCCGCGGCCCGCGGCTTCACCCTCGTCGCCGCCGGCGCCGTCCTGCCGGACAGCTCGGTCCTCGAACGGGCGAACTCCGACGCGGGAGGCACCGGCTACGACTTCCGTCCGATGCTCGCCGGCATCCGGCCCGTCGTCTCCGGTGCCGACCTGGCGATCTGTCATCTGGCGACCGTGGACGACGCCGCCGCCGACCACACCGGCTCTCCCGCGTTCGAATCCCCGCCCCAGGTGGCCGAGGGCCTCGCCGCGACGGGCTACGACTCCTGCTCCACCGCCACCCGGTACACCCTGGACGACGGCGCCGACGGCATCCGGCGCACGCTGGACACACTGGACCGGGCGGGCGTGCGGCACACCGGATCGGCGCGCACCGCGCGGGAGGCGACCGCCACCCCCCTGATGCGGGCGGGGGGCGCGAAGGTCGCCCATCTCGCGTACACCGACGGCACGAACGGCCTTCCGCTCCCGACGGAACAGCCCTGGGCGGTCGGCCTGGCCGACCCCGACCGGATCGTCGCGGACGCCCGCGCGGCCCGCAGAGCGGGGGCCGACGTGGTCGTCGTCTCCCTCGACTGGGGCACCGCCTGGCAGGACGCGCCGGACGAGCGGCAACTGCTGCTGAGCGGGCGGCTGACAGCGTCCCGCACCGGCGGGCGGCCCGACATCGACCTGATCCTCGGCACCGGCGCACACGTCCCGCAGGCGTACGAGAAGGTCAACGGCACCTGGGTCGTCTACGGCACCGGCGACCAGATCGCCGGCGAGATGTACAACGGCCTGGGCGTCCAGGACCCGCGCGGCAACGAGAGCACCGTCGGACGCTTCACCTTCGCCCCGCCCGCACGGCCGGGCGGGCGCTGGGAGGTGACGAAGGCCGAGTTCGTCCCCGAGGCCTACGACCTCGACGCGGGCCGGGTCGTCGATCTCGACGCCGCGCTGGAGCAGGGCGCCACGGTCGGCTCCGTACGCGACCGGATCCGGGACGTGGTCCTCGGCCGGGGCGCGGGCCGGGCCGGCCTCGTCATGGGCAAGTGA
- a CDS encoding sigma-70 family RNA polymerase sigma factor, with protein MTAGTTTITHGTPAEHELAALQREHGRPLFALLLRLSDGDRQRAEDLVQETFVRAWQHPEALRADDFDSVRPWLLTVGRRLAIDARRARQARPPEVGDAVLDSARVCADHAERSAETLDVREAVKTLTPEHREVLVLVYFQGASVAEAAAALGIPPGTVKSRAYYALRALRRVLPGYAADLR; from the coding sequence ATGACGGCCGGAACCACCACCATCACCCACGGGACGCCCGCCGAGCACGAGCTGGCCGCGCTGCAGCGCGAGCACGGCCGCCCTCTCTTCGCCCTGCTGCTGCGCCTGTCCGACGGCGACCGCCAGCGCGCCGAGGACCTGGTGCAGGAGACGTTCGTACGGGCCTGGCAGCATCCCGAGGCCCTGCGTGCCGACGACTTCGACTCCGTACGGCCCTGGCTGCTGACGGTCGGACGGCGGCTGGCGATCGACGCGCGGCGGGCCCGGCAGGCACGGCCCCCGGAGGTCGGGGACGCGGTGCTCGACAGCGCGCGGGTCTGTGCCGATCACGCCGAACGGTCGGCGGAGACGCTCGATGTGCGGGAGGCTGTGAAGACACTCACTCCCGAACACCGTGAAGTGCTGGTGCTGGTGTACTTCCAAGGGGCGAGTGTGGCGGAGGCCGCCGCGGCACTCGGGATTCCGCCGGGTACCGTGAAGTCCCGTGCGTACTACGCGCTGCGCGCCCTGCGACGGGTTCTTCCGGGCTACGCGGCCGACCTGCGGTGA